TAAATATTGCTGAAAACAGACCTAATGATGGAAGACTGATCCTGGCCAATTGTCCATCCAAGCTCAAAAATGATACTCATATCTGTCATGAAGTAATGCAGCAGCAGCACGATCTCATAACTGGATACTTAAGAGAATGCTTAGAGACAGGTAATGCAAATGGCGAGTTTGATGCCCATCCTGTAGAAGAGCTTATAATAGTTATCCTGTGCCTTTTGAATGGAGTAATCCGTAAAAAACTTCTTGGCAGAAAAACAGACTCTTCATATGAATACACTGCAATTGATTTTTGCCGCAGGGCCTTGATTCCCAATCCAAATAAATAATAATGCAGTGATTCATCCGGACGCATCCGGAACCAAACATGCAAGTAATTTTTTTTGATCATTTTTTTCTGAAAATTGGGACAGTCCCCGCGCGTAACCATTTAAAGCATTGATAATTCCTTGTTCCTGGAAGGAATTGCTTTTAATGAAAAAATTCTAATACACAGCGAGGGACAGTCCCCCTCC
The window above is part of the Desulfonatronovibrio magnus genome. Proteins encoded here:
- a CDS encoding TetR/AcrR family transcriptional regulator translates to MAKNKKGKIVATSTKLFATQGFDNTTTLQIAKESGVTEPLLYYHFKGKEEIFTDIIKRIFDEYSTLIKSLPQNPATQFEKISNLIRLHINIAENRPNDGRLILANCPSKLKNDTHICHEVMQQQHDLITGYLRECLETGNANGEFDAHPVEELIIVILCLLNGVIRKKLLGRKTDSSYEYTAIDFCRRALIPNPNK